A single genomic interval of Dyella sp. GSA-30 harbors:
- a CDS encoding PHB depolymerase family esterase, translating into MRWIGALCLGLLAVGAHADPLPKLKLDPHRVAVAGLSSGAYMATQMQIAYPDVFPYAAIVAGGPYACAGGKLDVALSSCMKGTPAADVSALVTKATQRAQSGDNGALKNLAHGKAYLLHGKDDALVAPSVAEAGAQFYQRLRDTVPGLKGLQVVDDGNRAFAHNLPIAATGDDCDKSVSPYLGHCGFDAAGEIFAQLYGKPLHAVGDAKGQLQTFSQNAYRVDNVDPLLADDGYLYVPPSCAAGKPCGLLVAFHGCKQNAAAVGEAFVKDAGFNRWADAYDVAVLYPQTRASMAPLNPQACWDWWGYSGGDYDTQRGVQPRWVIHVVEQLGIAAPR; encoded by the coding sequence ATGCGTTGGATCGGTGCTTTATGCCTTGGCCTGCTCGCTGTCGGCGCGCACGCGGACCCGTTGCCGAAACTCAAGCTCGATCCGCACCGCGTGGCGGTGGCCGGGCTGTCTTCCGGTGCTTATATGGCAACACAGATGCAGATCGCCTATCCGGATGTGTTTCCTTACGCGGCGATCGTGGCGGGCGGGCCTTATGCCTGTGCGGGCGGCAAGCTGGATGTGGCGCTGAGTAGTTGCATGAAGGGGACGCCAGCGGCGGATGTTTCTGCGCTGGTGACCAAGGCGACTCAGCGTGCGCAGTCCGGCGATAACGGCGCGCTGAAAAATCTTGCGCATGGCAAGGCGTATCTGTTGCATGGCAAGGACGATGCGTTGGTGGCGCCGTCGGTGGCCGAGGCGGGGGCGCAGTTCTATCAGCGCCTGCGCGACACGGTGCCAGGCTTGAAGGGTTTGCAGGTGGTCGATGATGGCAACCGTGCCTTTGCGCACAACCTGCCGATTGCGGCTACCGGCGATGATTGCGACAAGTCGGTTTCGCCGTATCTGGGGCATTGCGGCTTTGATGCTGCGGGCGAGATCTTTGCGCAGCTGTATGGCAAGCCGTTGCATGCGGTGGGTGATGCCAAGGGGCAGTTGCAGACGTTCAGCCAGAACGCCTATCGGGTCGACAATGTCGATCCCTTGTTGGCCGACGATGGCTATCTTTACGTGCCGCCGTCGTGCGCGGCTGGAAAGCCGTGTGGTCTGCTGGTGGCGTTTCATGGATGCAAGCAGAATGCGGCGGCGGTGGGCGAGGCCTTTGTGAAGGATGCCGGGTTCAATCGCTGGGCGGACGCCTATGATGTGGCGGTGCTGTATCCTCAGACACGCGCAAGCATGGCGCCGTTGAATCCGCAGGCGTGTTGGGATTGGTGGGGGTATTCGGGTGGGGATTACGATACTCAGCGTGGGGTGCAGCCGCGGTGGGTGATTCATGTGGTGGAGCAGTTGGGGATTGCTGCGCCGCGTTGA
- a CDS encoding PAS-domain containing protein, whose protein sequence is MLNSTVIAAAALVWLGLLFGVALIGERRPHLFEKRWAIVYALSLAIHCTSWTFYGTVTQASRSGWWLPPTFIGAILMYLLAVTVLRRLVQLARDYNAGSLADLIAVRLGRHSGLAAMVTAVVVIGIVPYIALQLKAVAMSYAMLSHGQITESEPWQDSALYVALLMALFAMLFGTRRASAMAHNRGLVLAMAFESLFKLSAMLALGSLLFAPLPANLVHAAPPPHDSSGFPALILLGALAMFTLPHQFHAGVVECRDASHLRTARWLFPLYMLLISLPILPLARLGDAWLGPSGVPSDLYVLALPMAREQHGLALVAFLGGLSAATSMVVVATLALSLMIVNHFIAPLRVRAGWGRDERGDLRGEVINQRRVAILVVILLAWGYSRALARNDALADIGAISFSALAGLAPALLAAVYRPQWGPRAVAMGLAAGTLAWLYILLPAIMTDAVWMHTGPFGISWLSPDGLLGLDDWSRLGRAVVLSLAVNIAVTMVLAGSRFGQVVRPVSVGDIDVSQLHALAVRFLPAERVEHLFDNAPAHGLAGGHRVALVEHELAAVIGAASARLLLEVVRQQRGGEIDTVAAIVGEAAQDLRFNQRVLEAALENMSQGICVVDAELRLVAWNRRYASLFDYPPELLQVGRPVAELTRYNIDRGMIGEGELEDRVQRRLTHMRAGTRHLSERRFPDGTVVEIRGNPMPGGGFVATFTDVTAFRQAEDALLRSNETLEWRVGERTRELAAASAEAQRANEAKSRFLAAVSHDLMQPLHAAQLFAHALAERGGEVTTVRHLNGALAATEGLLAGLLDIARLEAGRLHPQPRGFALAEVLDPLAAEFRVLAEERGIRLDVVGSRAWVHTDPQLLRRVLQNFLSNALRYAERGRVLLGVRRRGDRLRLEVWDTGPGIAPEEQRVIFDEFRRGSTAGGQGLGLGLSIAQRMAGLLGTPLHLRSWPGRGSVFDLEVLRVAPSLQPAATTVVAQPLPNGRALVVDNEPAALSALSALLSSWGWQVHAARTIEQAREAPWPADLHIFDYHLDGGCTGMDVWHALGEAASATPTIILTADRDGELRQRLLERGVGVLYKPLKPLALRQVLQRVATAQQV, encoded by the coding sequence ATGCTGAACTCCACCGTCATCGCCGCTGCAGCACTCGTCTGGCTCGGCCTGCTTTTCGGCGTAGCGCTCATCGGCGAGCGCCGCCCGCATCTTTTCGAAAAACGCTGGGCAATCGTCTACGCACTGTCACTGGCCATCCACTGCACGTCGTGGACGTTCTACGGCACGGTAACGCAGGCGAGTCGTTCGGGGTGGTGGTTGCCGCCGACGTTTATCGGCGCGATCTTGATGTATCTGCTGGCCGTTACCGTGCTGCGTCGACTGGTGCAGCTGGCGCGCGATTACAACGCAGGCTCCTTGGCTGATTTGATCGCGGTGCGCCTCGGCCGTCATTCCGGCCTGGCGGCCATGGTTACCGCGGTGGTGGTGATCGGTATCGTTCCGTATATCGCGCTGCAGCTCAAAGCGGTGGCGATGAGCTACGCGATGCTCAGCCATGGGCAGATCACCGAGTCCGAACCGTGGCAGGACAGTGCGCTGTATGTCGCCTTGCTGATGGCGTTGTTCGCGATGCTGTTCGGCACGCGGCGCGCCTCGGCAATGGCGCATAACCGTGGACTCGTGCTGGCGATGGCGTTCGAGTCGCTGTTCAAGCTGAGCGCGATGCTGGCCTTGGGTTCGCTGCTGTTTGCGCCGTTGCCTGCCAATCTCGTGCATGCCGCGCCACCACCGCACGACAGCTCGGGCTTTCCTGCGCTGATCCTGCTCGGTGCACTGGCGATGTTTACCTTGCCGCACCAGTTTCATGCCGGCGTGGTGGAGTGTCGCGATGCGTCGCACCTGCGTACGGCACGCTGGCTCTTTCCGCTGTACATGTTGCTTATCTCGTTGCCGATTCTTCCATTGGCGCGCCTGGGCGATGCGTGGCTGGGTCCAAGCGGCGTGCCTTCGGATCTGTATGTGCTTGCCTTGCCGATGGCGCGCGAACAGCACGGCCTGGCACTGGTGGCATTCCTCGGCGGTCTGAGCGCGGCGACCAGCATGGTGGTGGTCGCGACGCTTGCGTTGAGCCTGATGATCGTCAATCACTTCATCGCTCCCTTGCGCGTGCGCGCGGGTTGGGGACGCGACGAGCGGGGCGATCTGCGTGGCGAGGTGATCAACCAGCGTCGCGTGGCGATCCTGGTGGTGATCCTGCTTGCCTGGGGATATAGCCGCGCATTGGCGCGCAACGATGCCTTAGCCGATATCGGCGCGATCTCGTTTTCCGCCCTGGCAGGTCTCGCGCCTGCGCTATTGGCTGCCGTGTATCGCCCGCAATGGGGGCCGCGTGCTGTCGCCATGGGCTTGGCGGCGGGAACGTTGGCCTGGTTGTATATCCTGCTTCCGGCGATCATGACCGACGCGGTCTGGATGCACACCGGCCCGTTTGGCATCAGTTGGTTGTCGCCGGATGGTTTGCTCGGACTGGATGACTGGAGTCGCCTGGGCCGTGCGGTGGTGTTGAGTCTGGCGGTGAATATCGCCGTGACGATGGTGTTGGCCGGCTCGCGGTTCGGGCAGGTGGTGCGGCCGGTCAGTGTCGGCGATATCGATGTCTCCCAATTGCACGCGCTGGCGGTGCGTTTCCTGCCGGCCGAACGGGTCGAGCATCTATTCGATAACGCGCCGGCACATGGTCTGGCCGGTGGCCATCGTGTGGCCTTGGTCGAACACGAACTGGCGGCGGTGATCGGTGCGGCATCCGCGCGACTCTTGCTGGAAGTGGTGCGTCAGCAGCGCGGCGGCGAAATCGACACCGTGGCGGCCATCGTTGGCGAGGCGGCGCAGGATCTGCGTTTCAATCAGCGGGTACTTGAGGCCGCGCTGGAAAACATGAGTCAGGGCATCTGCGTGGTCGATGCCGAGCTGCGCCTGGTGGCATGGAACCGACGCTACGCCAGCTTGTTCGACTATCCACCCGAACTGTTGCAGGTCGGACGCCCGGTGGCCGAGCTGACGCGTTACAACATCGATCGCGGCATGATCGGCGAGGGCGAGCTTGAAGACCGCGTACAGCGTCGGTTGACGCATATGCGCGCGGGCACGCGGCATCTATCCGAGCGTCGCTTCCCCGACGGCACGGTGGTAGAGATCCGCGGCAATCCGATGCCCGGCGGTGGGTTCGTCGCGACGTTTACCGACGTCACTGCGTTCCGGCAGGCAGAAGATGCCTTGCTGCGTTCGAACGAGACGCTTGAATGGCGCGTGGGCGAGCGCACGCGCGAATTGGCCGCGGCGAGTGCCGAGGCGCAGCGTGCGAACGAAGCGAAGAGCCGCTTTCTTGCGGCGGTCAGTCACGACCTGATGCAGCCCTTGCATGCGGCGCAATTGTTCGCGCATGCCTTGGCCGAGCGTGGTGGTGAAGTCACTACGGTGCGTCATCTCAACGGCGCGTTGGCAGCAACCGAGGGTTTGCTGGCGGGGCTGCTCGATATCGCGCGTCTGGAAGCGGGACGTTTGCATCCGCAACCGCGCGGTTTTGCGCTAGCCGAAGTGCTCGATCCGTTGGCGGCTGAATTTCGGGTGCTTGCCGAAGAACGTGGCATTCGCCTGGATGTCGTCGGCAGCCGGGCCTGGGTGCATACCGATCCGCAATTGCTGCGTCGTGTACTGCAGAATTTTCTGTCCAACGCATTGCGCTATGCCGAACGCGGTCGCGTGCTGCTTGGTGTGCGGCGTCGTGGCGATCGTTTGCGCCTGGAGGTGTGGGATACCGGGCCGGGTATCGCACCGGAAGAGCAGCGCGTGATCTTCGACGAATTCCGTCGCGGTAGTACGGCAGGTGGGCAGGGGCTTGGATTGGGGTTGTCGATTGCGCAGCGCATGGCGGGCTTGTTGGGAACGCCGTTGCATCTGCGCTCGTGGCCGGGACGCGGTAGCGTGTTCGATCTGGAAGTGTTGCGCGTGGCGCCGTCGCTGCAACCGGCAGCGACAACGGTCGTCGCGCAACCTTTGCCCAACGGACGTGCGCTAGTCGTGGATAACGAACCGGCCGCGCTTTCCGCGCTGTCGGCCCTGCTGTCCAGTTGGGGCTGGCAGGTGCATGCGGCGCGTACGATCGAACAGGCGCGCGAGGCACCGTGGCCTGCCGACCTGCACATCTTCGATTACCACCTCGATGGTGGTTGCACGGGGATGGATGTGTGGCATGCACTGGGCGAGGCGGCGAGCGCTACGCCGACGATCATTCTTACCGCCGATCGTGATGGCGAACTGCGGCAGCGTTTGTTGGAGCGTGGCGTGGGCGTGTTGTACAAACCGCTCAAGCCGTTGGCGTTGCGGCAGGTGTTGCAGCGGGTGGCGACGGCTCAGCAGGTTTGA
- a CDS encoding response regulator transcription factor codes for MTRLLIADDHPLFRAALRQAASESVPDCKVLEAFDLDSALSVLGTEPDIDLVLLDLHMPGSQGLSGLAALRGQYPGVAVLVVSGHDDPRIVRRVLNHGAAGFIPKSASPAEIGEAIRTVLDCGSWLPPAWAQTIESLPSDPADTDLAARLARLTEQQYRVLVLLGEGLLNKQIADRLSIQERTVKAHVTAIFEKLGVRNRTQAGVLLQSLTLNDPARI; via the coding sequence ATGACACGCTTGCTGATTGCCGACGACCATCCGTTGTTTCGTGCTGCGCTGCGCCAGGCAGCGAGCGAAAGCGTGCCCGATTGCAAGGTGCTCGAAGCATTCGATCTCGATAGTGCGCTAAGCGTGCTGGGTACGGAGCCCGACATCGACCTTGTGCTGCTCGACCTGCATATGCCCGGCAGCCAGGGACTTTCCGGACTCGCAGCGTTGCGCGGGCAATATCCCGGTGTCGCGGTGTTGGTGGTGTCCGGCCACGACGATCCGCGCATCGTGCGTCGCGTGCTCAATCATGGCGCGGCGGGTTTTATTCCCAAGAGCGCGAGCCCCGCCGAGATCGGCGAGGCCATTCGCACCGTGCTCGACTGCGGCAGCTGGCTGCCACCGGCATGGGCGCAGACGATCGAATCGCTGCCGTCGGACCCGGCCGATACCGATCTGGCCGCGCGCCTGGCTCGGCTGACCGAACAGCAATATCGCGTACTGGTCCTGCTTGGCGAGGGCTTGCTCAACAAGCAGATCGCCGATCGGCTGTCGATCCAGGAGCGCACCGTCAAGGCGCATGTCACCGCGATCTTCGAGAAGCTCGGCGTGCGCAATCGGACGCAGGCGGGGGTTTTGTTGCAGTCGCTGACGTTGAACGATCCGGCGCGTATTTAG